The proteins below are encoded in one region of Numenius arquata chromosome W, bNumArq3.hap1.1, whole genome shotgun sequence:
- the LOC141476717 gene encoding transitional endoplasmic reticulum ATPase, with translation MASGSDSKADDLSTAILKQKNRPNRLIVDEAINEDNSVVSLSQAKMDELQLFRGDTVLLKGKKRREAVCIVLSDDTCSDEKIRMNRVVRNNLRVRLGDVISIQPCPDVKYGKRIHVLPIDDTVEGITGNLFEVYLKPYFLEAYRPIRKGDIFLVRGGMRAVEFKVVETDPSPYCIVAPDTVIHCEGEPIKREDEEESLNEVGYDDIGGCRKQLAQIKEMVELPLRHPALFKAIGVKPPRGILLYGPPGTGKTLIARAVANETGAFFFLINGPEIMSKLAGESESNLRKAFEEAEKNAPAIIFIDELDAIAPKREKTHGEVERRIVSQLLTLMDGLKQRAHVIVMAATNRPNSIDPALRRFGRFDREVDIGIPDATGRLEILQIHTKNMKLADDVDLEQVANETHGHVGADLAALCSEAALQAIRKKMDLIDLEDETIDAEVMNSLAVTMDDFRWALSQSNPSALRETVVEVPQVTWEDIGGLEDVKRELQELVQYPVEHPDKFLKFGMTPSKGVLFYGPPGCGKTLLAKAIANECQANFISIKGPELLTMWFGESEANVREIFDKARQAAPCVLFFDELDSIAKARGGNIGDGGGAADRVINQILTEMDGMSTKKNVFIIGATNRPDIIDPAILRPGRLDQLIYIPLPDEKSRVAILKANLRKSPVAKDVDLDFLAKMTNGFSGADLTEICQRACKLAIRESIESEIRRERERQTNPSAMEVEEDDPVPEIRRDHFEEAMRFARRSVSDNDIRKYEMFAQTLQQSRGFGSFRFPSGNQGGAGPSQGTGGGSGGNVYSEDNDDDLYG, from the exons ATGGCCTCAGGATCTGA TTCTAAAGCAGATGACTTATCAACTGCTATTCTGAAGCAGAAGAACAGGCCCAATAGGTTAATTGTTGACGAAGCCATCAATGAAGACAACAGTGTTGTGTCACTATCCCAG GCAAAAATGGATGAATTGCAACTGTTCAGAGGAGACACTGTTCTgctaaaaggaaagaagaggagagaagcgGTCTGCATTGTTCTGTCAGATGATACCTGCTCAGATGAGAAGATTCGCATGAATAGGGTTGTTCGCAACAACCTGAGAGTGCGCCTGGGTGATGTGATCAG CATCCAGCCTTGTCCAGATGTGAAATACGGCAAACGTATCCATGTACTGCCAATTGATGACACAGTAGAAGGGATCACAGGGAATCTCTTTGAGGTCTATCTCAAGCCGTACTTCCTGGAAGCATACAGACCCATCAGAAAAG GTGACATCTTCTTGGTGCGTGGAGGGATGCGTGCAGTGGAGTTCAAAGTGGTGGAGACAGATCCAAGTCCTTACTGCATAGTGGCTCCAGACACAGTGATCCATTGTGAAGGAGAGCCCATCAAACGAGAG GATGAAGAAGAGTCACTGAATGAAGTGGGCTATGATGACATTGGTGGCTGCCGGAAGCAGCTGGCTCAAATCAAAGAGATGGTGGAACTTCCCCTCCGACACCCTGCACTCTTCAAGGCCATAGGGGTGAAG CCTCCACGTGGGATCCTGCTGTACGGTCCTCCTGGCACTGGTAAAACACTGATTGCCCGAGCAGTAGCAAATGAAACGGGGGCTTTCTTCTTCCTGATAAATG GTCCTGAGATCATGAGCAAACTGGCTGGTGAGTCTGAGAGCAACCTGAGGAAAGCCTTtgaagaagcagagaagaatgCTCCTGCCATCATCTTCATTGATGAACTGGATGCCATTGCTCCTAAGAGAGAGAAG ACGCATGGAGAGGTAGAACGTCGCATAGTGTCTCAGCTGTTGACTCTTATGGATGGACTGAAACAGAGAGCACACGTGATCGTTATGGCAGCTACCAACAGACCTAACAGCATTGACCCAGCACTCAGGCGATTTG GTCGTTTTGACAGAGAGGTAGATATTGGTATCCCAGATGCTACTGGGCGCCTGGAGATCCTGCAGATCCACACAAAAAATATGAAACTGGCTGATGATGTGGATCTGGAACAG GTGGCAAACGAGACCCATGGCCATGTTGGTGCTGACTTGGCTGCTCTTTGCTCAGAAGCTGCTCTTCAGGCTATCAGAAAGAAGATGGATCTCATAGACCTAGAAGATGAAACCATCGATGCTGAAGTGATGAACTCGCTGGCTGTGACCATGGATGACTTCAGG TGGGCTCTGAGCCAGagcaacccttctgctcttcgaGAGACTGTGGTGGAGGTGCCACAAGTTACCTGGGAAGATATTGGTGGTCTAGAAGATGTAAAGAGAGAACTCCAGGAACTTGTACAG TATCCTGTGGAGCACCCAGACAAGTTCCTTAAATTTGGCATGACCCCATCGAAAGGGGTTCTGTTCTATGGGCCACCTGGTTGTGGTAAGACACTGCTGGCCAAAGCCATTGCCAATGAATGCCAGGCAAACTTCATTTCCATCAAGGGGCCAGAATTGCTCACCATGTGGTTTGGCGAGTCTGAAGCTAATGTGCGTGAGATCTTTGACAAG GCCCGCCAAGCAGCCCCTTGTGTGCTCTTCTTTGATGAGCTGGACTCCATTGCAAAGGCTCGAGGTGGGAATattggagatggtggtggtgctgcagACCGTGTCATCAACCAGATCCTGACAGAGATGGACGGCATGTCCACcaagaaaaatgtcttcatcATCGGTGCCACCAACAGGCCAGACATCATTGACCCAGCCATCTTGCGCCCTGGCCGCCTGGATCAACTCATCTATATCCCCCTGCCTGATGAGAAGTCCCGGGTTGCTATTCTTAAGGCCAACCTGAGGAAATCGCCAGTTGCCAAG gaTGTCGACCTAGATTTCCTAGCTAAGATGACCAATGGCTTTTCGGGGGCTGACCTGACAGAAATTTGCCAGCGTGCCTGCAAACTGGCCATCCGTGAGTCCATTGAGAGTGAGATCAGGCGAGAACGTGAGAGGCAGACCAACCCTTCTGCCATG GAAGTGGAGGAGGATGACCCAGTTCCTGAGATACGCAGGGATCACTTTGAGGAGGCCATGCGCTTTGCTCGACGTTCTGTCAGTGACAATGACATCAGGAAATATGAGATGTTTGCACAGACTCTACAGCAGAGCCGTGGCTTCGGCAGCTTCAG GTTCCCATCGGGTAACCAGGGCGGTGCCGGTCCCAGCCAAGGCACaggaggcggcagcgggggcaACGTGTACAGTGAAGACAATGACGATGATCTCTACGGTTAA